A segment of the Kazachstania africana CBS 2517 chromosome 2, complete genome genome:
ACCTGGCTGCAAAATACGACGATTACTTAAACCCAGTACAGATCCATCAAAATCGACTTTTCCAggaacaattttgaaaccagAGCCTAAATCGATGTTCGTATAGGACCAACTTGCACTTATATCGACCATGCgaagaaatcttttaaCAGTTCGTTTATTCTTGTCTTTGTCAACAACAGAGGTGTAGCCTTCCAACGTTACGTAAAACATTTCGAATTTTATTGGTTCGCtagatttattttcaacGGTACAATATCCATGTATAACATCTCCAGAGGTGTATTCTTTAAGAATAGACTCTTCCTCCGGTTTATGGGGAGGCAACGATGGATGTTTCGTGAGATGTATGCTTATCTCTATTGGTGTGGCCTTCTTTGGTAAACTATACAATTTGTCAATTACAATATTATCATTGTCATTAATGTCATCTTGAATTTGCAAAGAATCTTCATCTATCGTTCGTGTATTCTGTATTGACATGTGCTGTGTCCGGAGCGGGTGTAAAGCGGTTAATGCAGCCCCATTTACGGAGGTTAAACTTTCCGTTGTGGTGTTACCACTGCTtgtgttattattattgctaTTAATTATGGTATCACTGAGAGTAGAATTTTCCTCGACAAATGATTCATTATTTCTCAAATCTGAACTGCCCTGATTTTGAACTTCTACGTAGTTTGGGGGAAAATCGTGACGGTCAGGATCTACATTACCCTGTGGGATGTGTCTATGTAGCGTATTATacatttcaaatgatgGAAGAACATCCACTACCACGTTTTCGTCATTGTCATCAAAACCCGGTGACTTGATGGTCCTTTCCAAGGAAATTAGGCCTGCAGAGCTGTGGTGATGTGGTATGGCATCACAACTTAGACCGTCTTGAGGTTCTTGGAAATGCATCGAAGGTAACTTAGATGTGGTAGAAGATCtgaaattagaagaaagagaaggaAGAGCATGTCTAACTTTAGGTTTTGGATCTGACAAGCTAGCTCTCAGGGAAGGACGTGTGTTATCGTTTAGCACCATCGTTTCTAATACACTTGGGGCTTGATTGGGACAAAACGGTTAATTACTTCAAACTTTGAAGGAATATTAAAAGAAAGGGCTTGACCGTCCGAGTCAAACTTTGAATAAcactttttttaaaaatgaagttacAGTAAGTGGGCTTATAGAAGTTGTTACTAGTGGATAAAGATATGAATAGTTAATTTTCTCACCTCAAATCTATCCCATTTATAAActatctttctttctttttttttttccttcttggCCCAGCGAGGAACCCTCGAGATTCGAAAGTTTATCCAGATTTCTCTCTCGACAAGCAAAAAAGGACAAACATCGATGCGACATAGTACTTTGAGTTCCGCGCAGCTGTTATACGGGAAAGAAAACGTGCCATTTTTGAAGAGCCAGAGACGAGTCATTTGTATGTTTACATCTTTTGGAAAAATGTCACGAGCCGTGAGGCTTTCTTTCTCTGCCGGCTACTGGGCGTATCCATGGGATAAATCGGAATTTTGATGACATCAGGAATAATGAGTGATATGGAAATACTCACAGTAATCATATTGAAAGACACGCATTTGTCGACATGGGAATCGTGACGGTACGGGCCCTCCTTTTCGTCCCTGTTTCCATCCTTGGCCGTTCTTGTATTCATTGTTTGGTTCCTCCCCtcacacacacacacacaccGGATTCTTGCAATACCTTATAGTTTAATTCTGGAGATTACCACGTGCTATGAGCAAAAGCTATCATGTGGACTACTTAGCTTTCCATCCATTAATGAAGAGCTATCTGAGAGAAAGTTAAGTTGAGAATATATCGCGGCGTTCGACATTGAGATAAGAATCGAGAATGAAATACATTTTAGAAAAGTTCATTAACTGACATTTATAGCTGGATTAGACTTCAAGATTGTATATATTTCGAGGATGCCAAGTTATATCATGGGCATGATATAACTTGGCTGATAGACGTTTATCCCATGGGATTTTCTGCATCCCCAACAGACGCTCGTGCCTCATTAAAACCTAGCCACTCAAACCTACGATTGCATTACCTTTGTTCGCGAAGGCAAAATGTACCAGTCACACATAATCTCTAAGTTGGTGAATCTACTGTCATAGCAAGTTTTGTCGGTAACACCCAGACAGAGCACTATGCCGTAGTATTCCACGAAGTTCTTCAACATTCGCTTTGtaagaaaaagatcaattttCAGAAGGGGACGAAAGTGTTCACTCAATTATACGAATCAAAATAGTTTTTATGGATTTTGTGAACTTCCAATAAGGCCATTTAAGTGAATCAATCTTAGTTTTATAGAAAAGTATTGAACGAAAAATTTAGTATCAAGTCATGTCGATTACTATCCATATTAAATCTGGTCAAAATAAATGGGATGTCAATACTAATTTGTCTGATTCCATTGCAACTTTGAAGGAAGAGATTTCTAAAATATCAGAAATTCCTGCTACTAATCAACGCCTTATCTATTCAGGTAAGATCTTAAAGGATGATCAAACTGTAGAATCATATAAGATAGAAGAGGGCCATTCGATACATCTAGTTAAATCTGGTGGCAATGTTGCTAGGAACAGTGCTGCTACCAATACTACCCCGACAGCTACGTCTAATGAAAATACAAATTCTGCCCCTTCAGTCCCATCAAATATTGCATCTGGACAAACTGGAGGTTTCAATCCGTTGAATGACTTGACTAGCGCACGTTATGCCGGTTATTTGAATATGCCTTCTGCCGATATGTTTGGCCCAGATGGTGGATTAAATAGCGGACCAAGCCAGGATGATATGCTAAGAATGCTTGATAATCCGGTCTTCCAATCTCAAATGAATGAAATGTTAAGTAATCCTCAAATGATCGATTTTATGATTCAATCGAACCCACAATTACAAGCTATGGGTCCTCAAGCAAGACAAATGTTGCAAAGTCCTATGTTCAGACAAATGTTAATTAATCCAGATATGATTAGACAAAGCATGCAATTTGCTCGTATGATGAATGGTGGTAACGATCCTGCTGCTACTGGCAATGACCCATCTGCTTTCCCTGCTCCAGGTGAAGCTTCAGCAAGTACCAATGAACAAAACACTAATGCATCCGGTGAAAGTACTACTGCCGGCGGTGCTACAAATAATACCAATAGCACTAGTGCACCTGCTGCTGCCAATCCTTTTGATGCTCTATTCAATCCTGCTGCCAATCCATTTGGTGCAATGTCCTCTAATACCAATGGAAGTCAACCCCAACAGCCAGCATTCGACCCAGCATTACTTGCTTCTATGCTTGGAATGCCACAATCACAACAAACTCCTGCCCAGCAGGACAATAGGCCTCCTGAAGAACGCTACGAAGCACAATTGAGacaattgaatgatatgggattctttgattttgatagAAACGTCGCTGCATTAAGACGTAGCGGTGGTTCTGTTCAAGGGGCATTGGATGCCCTATTAAACGGTGATGTATAGCTTTTATTCCATATTTAATTTGTATTTTACGCAACTTTCCATTTtacattttttctttttggtTTAATGTACATATTTAAGTGAAGTTACGTTCAAGACTTTTTCACTCCCTATATAACTATTTTCAGCCACTATATAAAACCAAGGCATTATATCTAGACACTACAAATGTTGAGAGCAAGAGTTTGAACGAGCCCCGCATTCAAACCGTATTTTACATGACTATTGACTGCATTGgaattaaaatttttttttttgcttcgCGGCCATCAAGAAGCAATAATTGCGAATTTTGTTTATAAAACAAACGGGAATACATAATAATGGAACGTCCATATCCCTTTGAAGTGAAAGCCtaaataaacaaaaacatATACACTTAGCTTCTAACgaataagaaaattaaataatgacCACACCTGTTCTGGCTCCTGAGGGGCTTCCATATCCAATAACAATAGACGAACTTATTTGTCCAATTGGGACCtacattgaaaaaggtATACGGCTATTTGCATATAAATTCTGGTATATGGTGGAAATTGCTAGCTCTCCAGATGATAACGACCCAGCTAACACAGATACACAAGCTTCCCATcctaagaaaaaaattaggGAATCTATCGAATTTTTCGATGCTCCTTTCGAAGGCACTCTGATAAGTTGGAATATTGATGTCGGTGATGAGTTAAGCTCAGCAAGCCAAGTAATTTGTGAAATTAAAAGGCCATGCAACCATGATATTGTCTATGGAGGACTCTGCACTCAATGTGGCAAGGAGGTTGATGAATCTGAACAATCGCAATTTGGTTCAAATTTCACGGTTTCGCACACTGATacaaatttaaagattAGTAGGAAAGAAGCCTTGGATATAGGtgaagatttcaagaagagattaagaaatgaaaaaaaattggtctTAGTAGTAGATTTGGATCAAACCGTCATCCATTGTGGTGTTGATCCTACCATTGGCGAATGGAAAAGCGATCCTAATAACCCAAATTATGACACTTTGAAAGATGTCCAAATGTTTGCCTTGGAAGAGGAACCGGTATTACCCTTTATGTACATGGGTCCAAAACCTACACCTAGAAAATGTTGGTACTATGTCAAAGTGAGGCCCGgtttgaaagaatttttcaaaaaagtggcaccattatttgaaatgcatatatataccaTGGCAACAAGAGCGTATGCTCTAGaaattaccaaaattattgatcCTACAGGTGAATTATTTGGTAATCGTATACTTTCCAGAGATGAAAATGGCTCATTAACTTCGAAGTCCTTGGAAAGACTGTTTCCCACAGACCAATCTATGGTAATTATTATAGACGATAGAGGTGACGTATGGAATTGGTCTCCCAACTTAATTAAAGTGGTGCCATATAGTTTTTTTGTTGGTGTAGGTGATatcaattcaaatttccTACCCAAGCAGCAAACTACGATGCTACAATTGGGAAGACGATCTAGAGAAAAAGCCAAAGAGGCTGATGAATTACTTACGGATATTATGGACACagagaagaaattacaagaaaaaattgatgaagaggTCAAAAGACAGGAGAAAAATTTAAGCCACCAGGTTGTGCCTACAGAGGAATCGGTATCAAATGAAACCAAGGAAGAATGGACAAAAAAACTTGAACACTCTGCATCTGTTGAGgtacaacaacaaaatagACCCCTTGCTGCATTACAAGAACACTTGCATAATCAAAGATTACTAATTGACGATGACGATGAGttatatttcttaaaagaTACCTTGGCAAAAGTTCACAATGAATATTACTCCATCTTAGAAAATAAGAGCCTTGATGAATCAGGAGCCGATATAAAACTGATAATGCCTAAATTAAAGCAAAGTGTTTTTGAAGGTTGCCACTTCGTATTTTCTGGTCTAATACCTCTACACACAGATATACGTAGAGCAGATATTGTCGTTTGGACCAGCATGTTCGGTGCAGAATCGTCATCTGAAATAAATGAAGTGACAACACATGTAATAACAAAAACTCCGGGAACGTTCAAAGCGAGACTAGCGAAGTCTTTCAATTCTGATATCAAGATTGTCCATCCAGACTGGGTGTTTGAATGTTTGATAAGATGGACTCATGTTGATGAAAAGCCATACACGTTAATAGTCGAAGAACCGATATCAGATAGGGAGCTGAAAAAGTTCAGAGAGGATTTGAATAATCGGAAACTGACCgaaagaaataatgaacaaaataGTGGAGATATAACTGGTACCATAGTAGAGAACTTTGATAATACAGTAGATTTATTTGCTACAGGTACCTCATGGCTGAACGACgaggatgaagatgaaattcCAAGTTccgatgaagatgatgaaagtaGCAGcgacgaagaagaaataaaagagaACGATTCAGGAACTGGTTTGCCCAAAAGAAGGGTCTCTGAAGACAGTGCCGCTGAAGAGTTATTGTCGCATAAGAAAATACACCTCCAAAatgacaaagaagaagatgatgaagaagaagaagatagcGAATCCGGTCTTGAAGATGAACTGATGAATGTTTTGGATGATTAGTCTTTAACAAATACCAATATATGTATTTTATCTATCATCTTCACTGTATTATTTATAAGGTAATGtgtaatattcaatttttgtacTCGAGTAATGTTCAAGAGGGCTGGTATTGCTAGCTAAATTGTGGTTTTTAGCGCTCCAACTGAAAAAAGTTCAAGTTCTGATCTTCTCGACTTTGCGATGCGATAATATTTCGATGTCACCGAAACCCTTAACAAGAACCCAAGACGGGCTGAAGTGAAACATAATCATTCCACGAAGCTACTATAATTAGAAATGAGCTCTCAATCTAATATATTAAGTTTAATCGACGAATATGTGCCCGAAAGGTTGAAAGTGAGCTGCGACAGATGGCTGAGGTATGACCAAAATGAAGAGACCCGCAGTGAGATACTGACAATTATAGGAAGAAAGGACTGGAAAGAGCTGGGAAATAGACTGGAAGGCAGAATCCCTTTTGGGACAGCTGGGTTAAGAGGTAGGATGGAAGCCGGATTCACTCGTATGAATTCTTTGGTGATTCTTCAAACTTCACAAGGTTTGGCTCAATATataatggaaaaatttccaCAGAATTTAAGCGTTGTAGTTGGGCATGATCACAGATATCACTCAAAAGAATTTGCTGATATTACAGTTGCCACTTTTCTTAATGCTGGATTTAAAGTCTTCTATTTGAATACGGAAAATGAGTTTGTTCATACGCCACTCGTCCCATATTCTGTAGACAAGCTAAGGTCCGCCTGTGGTGTCATGATAACTGCAAGTCACAATCCAAAAGATGACAATGGCTATAAAGTATATTATTCCAACGGATGCCAAATTATACCTCCTCACGATAAGAATATTGCATTAACAATTGAGAAAAACCTGACTCCTTGGAGCAAAGATTGGAACTGGAAGGATCTATTCAGTacagaagaaagaaatggtAATTTAGAATTTAATGGAAACAAAATGTTTCTTGCTTATGTACAAGATATCACACGATATGTTTTTACGAATGGTTCACCTATGCTGAAAACTGGAAAGCCATGGTTTGTGTATACTCCAATGCATGGAGTTGGccacaaaatatttggcCAAATAGCAAAGCAAGTTCTGGGTTTGTCAGAAAATGTTGATTATTTTTCTGTCCCAGAACAAATCAAACCGGACCCGTCCTTTCCTACAGTGAGCTTTCCAAATCCTGAAGAAAAAGGTGCATTAGATATGGCCATCCAACTAGCTGAAAGAGAAGGATTAACTTTGATTATTGCCAATGATCCAGATGCAGATAGGTTTTCAGCAGCAGTTAAGGATAAGAGGTCTCATGAATGGAGACAGCTGTCTGGAAACGAGATTGGATCTCTTTTTGCTATTTTCAAACTTCAAGAGCACAAAGAAAAAGCGGCCTCTAGAAAGCCTTTGGCAATGTTGAATTCGACAGTTTCATCCCAAatgctgaaaaaaatggcaCAAGTTGAAGGTTTTCACTATGAAGAAACCCTGACTGGCTTCAAGTGGATTGGAAACCGGGCATTACAGTTGGAGCAACAAGGCTACGACGTGTGCTTCGGCTATGAGGAAGCTATAGGTTACATGTTTCCGTGTATGGAACACGACAAAGATGGAATAATTGCATCTGTTGTATTTCTCCATATGTATTCAAAGTGGTTGGAACTAGAAGGACTAGGACCACTTGATGTGTTAGATCTgtgctttgaaaaatatggcGTGTTCTCTGAGTATAATGGTTATTATACAGTAGAAGAACCGGCTTTAATCGAGAGCGTATTCTCTTATATTAGAGATGAATATTGTCCTAAGGCTCGACCATATCCGGAAAAGCTTGGCAGAGAATTCTTCTTAACATCTTTCAGAGATCTTACACTCGGCTATCAGTCAGACACTATTGACTTTAAGCCAACGCTCCCGGTCGATGCATCATCTCAGATGATTACTGCCACCTTAAAGCCGGAACGTACCGTCGGTCATGAAGAGATAAGGTTCACCATTCGAGGCTCTGGCACAGAACCAAAACTAAAGGTTTATATAGAATCGCACGCAGCGAATAAAGAAGCTGCTGCTAATCTTGCGCACCTCACATGGAATGTTCTCAGGCGGGAGTGGTTTAGGCCCGAAATAACGGGTCTGAAGACTTCCTTttaatcttcaaaaatggtTTTCACGATCATTAActcttttttctattattggtaatatatatagttctgtatatatattatgatGCCTAGCTCATATCCTTTTTTGCAGTTAGCGCTGCAGTTCGTCCACGTTTTTGCCGAAGAGATTCGAATAAAAATAAGGCAGCAATAATAACGCCTACAACTCCCAAACCTATTCCAACATAAAGTGCAGCCCTGTACCCCTTCAAAAGATCGGTACCATTTTTGTTCACTTGAATTTCTGCAGTGGTACCCATTCCTAAACACAGAGAGGTGGAATAGTTTACAATTGTGTTCACTAAAGACCCTGCCATGCCTTGATACTCCATAGGCAATGCGTCACTAAGGATGATAGAAGAAGCCGGAAATGAAAGGTCCATACCAAATGCAAGAATGATTTGCATACCGAAAgtcattttccaatatgTTTGATGAACTGGTGTAATACTTAGCATTATAGACCCCACAGTAAATGCTACCATCGAACAAAATAGTAATACTGAAGGGCCTACTCTTTTGATAGTAAAAGCCACAGTAAAGGCTGCTATTGTTCCCCATAGAATGAACATACAATGGCTAGCACCTGCTTCTAATGGTGTGTATCCTCTTAGATTCAATAAGAATGCATAGTAATAAAATGTCCAAATACCAAAAGATCCCCAACCCATGAACATAGCTGATAGAATCATGATAATGTTGTGATTGTGTGTGACAGCCTGCGGAAGCAATGGTGATTTAGcgaatttgatttcataGATGAAGAATACCACGATGATTAATAgggaaaaaattaaaaggaCAATAATGTAAGCTTTTTCCCATCCAACTATTGGCGCCTCATTCCATACAAAGTTGAACAATATCAAACCAATAACCCCAACAACAGATCCTGTCCAATCCATCGAAAATCCATGTACATTTACAGGAACAGTATCCggaattgaatatattgcCAATACCAAATTTAGAATGCCTGCAAATGCATAGGCATAAAATATCCATGGCCATTGCTTTTCAGCCTTCGTTGCGATCAAACCAGCCCAAAAGGCGCCAAATGCTGCGCCAGTAGGGGCGCACATGCCTATACAACTAATTACAATATTCTTTCGAAGAGACCCGACCTTGTATATATTCCCAACTAATCCCATGACATTCGGCAACACAAATGCAATTCCTAAACCCTGAAATGCCCTacaaatgataaaaaaagtaaCACTGCTTGAGTAGTTAGCAAAGCCACAAATCAATGACCAAATGATCATGACTATAAGCCCTCCAATCATGGTTCTTTTCAAGCCATAAATATCACCTATTCTACCACTTACCAGGATAAAGGATCCTGATACAAGAGGAAAAGATGCCATTAGCCATGTTTTGCTAGAGGAATCTGCGTTAAAGGCACTTCCTATCACATTCATGGTTGATGTAGCTTGTGTTTGACCAGCTTggttcaataaatttgatagcATGCATGTTAAGATAAATAGATACTCTTTCCACCGAGAACTGAAATACGATGGATTTTGCCATGGTGTATTGTTGtctgaaaacttttcagcATCTGGTGAAGTACCTTCAAAGACCGATATCGCTGATGTTTTTTCGGAGACCGATGTTGAACTATCATAGTTTAGAGTGTTAATCGTTGCTTTTACTGCAACATTGACTTTTTCTTGCTTCTGTTCTCCCGATGCTGAAGTAATGCTATTATCTGAACTTATTATTTCAATCATGTTTGTTTTGTTCTAGTGGAACAACAAATAAGTGCAAAACCTCGATTGAACGGTTACAAGATGCTCAGAACTAGTtctctttatatactttACGAGGCTTCTTGGAAGAAACGAGCATTGAAGAGCAATGTAGacaatttggaaatttacAACTTAGATAATGtctttgtaataatttAGTAAGTTGTTCAAAACTCGTAGCGATGGTAACCAGGCCATGGGTTGCTTCTAGCGTTCCTAATTTTCAGGCAAAGATCTGtaggaaaaagaaaaaaaattaaagtaTGCTGCTAATACTTTCAAGGTAGACTGTTGTCCGGCGATTTGTTAGTTATTCGAAAagttaataaatttcaaaattcgaAATGCGTCATATTTACTTCAAAAAACGCGTGAAGCACTTCTACACACCATTGAAGGAACGCGAAAACCATAGCAACCGAATTGCACCACTATTGATGATACGTGTATTCCCTTTAGCAACAGGCAAGTGTCTTTATCCCTTTGATGTATGACTTCAAAAggaaatatattgaatagGGTGGTCAATATTTTAGGAGATGGTTACCATAGAAACTTTTACATTATCTAAAAAAAGCCATGTTGTCATCCATGACCATAAAATGGCGAATACATTTTAGCGTATAGATATCAGAGGGCACACTTTTTTGGCGACTTCATGGAGCTATATTTTTGTGATGCTTACATGAACTGGGACCTGGGAAGGGGATGGAACGGTGTAATAGCTACTcatgtttttttttaagTGTCGATCCTACAAATGTGTTGATA
Coding sequences within it:
- the ATR2 gene encoding Atr2p, with the translated sequence MIEIISSDNSITSASGEQKQEKVNVAVKATINTLNYDSSTSVSEKTSAISVFEGTSPDAEKFSDNNTPWQNPSYFSSRWKEYLFILTCMLSNLLNQAGQTQATSTMNVIGSAFNADSSSKTWLMASFPLVSGSFILVSGRIGDIYGLKRTMIGGLIVMIIWSLICGFANYSSSVTFFIICRAFQGLGIAFVLPNVMGLVGNIYKVGSLRKNIVISCIGMCAPTGAAFGAFWAGLIATKAEKQWPWIFYAYAFAGILNLVLAIYSIPDTVPVNVHGFSMDWTGSVVGVIGLILFNFVWNEAPIVGWEKAYIIVLLIFSLLIIVVFFIYEIKFAKSPLLPQAVTHNHNIIMILSAMFMGWGSFGIWTFYYYAFLLNLRGYTPLEAGASHCMFILWGTIAAFTVAFTIKRVGPSVLLFCSMVAFTVGSIMLSITPVHQTYWKMTFGMQIILAFGMDLSFPASSIILSDALPMEYQGMAGSLVNTIVNYSTSLCLGMGTTAEIQVNKNGTDLLKGYRAALYVGIGLGVVGVIIAALFLFESLRQKRGRTAALTAKKDMS
- the PRM15 gene encoding phosphoribomutase PRM15 (similar to Saccharomyces cerevisiae YMR278W; ancestral locus Anc_8.840) encodes the protein MSSQSNILSLIDEYVPERLKVSCDRWLRYDQNEETRSEILTIIGRKDWKELGNRLEGRIPFGTAGLRGRMEAGFTRMNSLVILQTSQGLAQYIMEKFPQNLSVVVGHDHRYHSKEFADITVATFLNAGFKVFYLNTENEFVHTPLVPYSVDKLRSACGVMITASHNPKDDNGYKVYYSNGCQIIPPHDKNIALTIEKNLTPWSKDWNWKDLFSTEERNGNLEFNGNKMFLAYVQDITRYVFTNGSPMLKTGKPWFVYTPMHGVGHKIFGQIAKQVLGLSENVDYFSVPEQIKPDPSFPTVSFPNPEEKGALDMAIQLAEREGLTLIIANDPDADRFSAAVKDKRSHEWRQLSGNEIGSLFAIFKLQEHKEKAASRKPLAMLNSTVSSQMLKKMAQVEGFHYEETLTGFKWIGNRALQLEQQGYDVCFGYEEAIGYMFPCMEHDKDGIIASVVFLHMYSKWLELEGLGPLDVLDLCFEKYGVFSEYNGYYTVEEPALIESVFSYIRDEYCPKARPYPEKLGREFFLTSFRDLTLGYQSDTIDFKPTLPVDASSQMITATLKPERTVGHEEIRFTIRGSGTEPKLKVYIESHAANKEAAANLAHLTWNVLRREWFRPEITGLKTSF
- the FCP1 gene encoding protein serine/threonine phosphatase (similar to Saccharomyces cerevisiae FCP1 (YMR277W); ancestral locus Anc_8.839), with the translated sequence MTTPVLAPEGLPYPITIDELICPIGTYIEKGIRLFAYKFWYMVEIASSPDDNDPANTDTQASHPKKKIRESIEFFDAPFEGTLISWNIDVGDELSSASQVICEIKRPCNHDIVYGGLCTQCGKEVDESEQSQFGSNFTVSHTDTNLKISRKEALDIGEDFKKRLRNEKKLVLVVDLDQTVIHCGVDPTIGEWKSDPNNPNYDTLKDVQMFALEEEPVLPFMYMGPKPTPRKCWYYVKVRPGLKEFFKKVAPLFEMHIYTMATRAYALEITKIIDPTGELFGNRILSRDENGSLTSKSLERLFPTDQSMVIIIDDRGDVWNWSPNLIKVVPYSFFVGVGDINSNFLPKQQTTMLQLGRRSREKAKEADELLTDIMDTEKKLQEKIDEEVKRQEKNLSHQVVPTEESVSNETKEEWTKKLEHSASVEVQQQNRPLAALQEHLHNQRLLIDDDDELYFLKDTLAKVHNEYYSILENKSLDESGADIKLIMPKLKQSVFEGCHFVFSGLIPLHTDIRRADIVVWTSMFGAESSSEINEVTTHVITKTPGTFKARLAKSFNSDIKIVHPDWVFECLIRWTHVDEKPYTLIVEEPISDRELKKFREDLNNRKLTERNNEQNSGDITGTIVENFDNTVDLFATGTSWLNDEDEDEIPSSDEDDESSSDEEEIKENDSGTGLPKRRVSEDSAAEELLSHKKIHLQNDKEEDDEEEEDSESGLEDELMNVLDD
- the DSK2 gene encoding ubiquitin domain-containing protein DSK2 (similar to Saccharomyces cerevisiae DSK2 (YMR276W); ancestral locus Anc_8.837), producing MSITIHIKSGQNKWDVNTNLSDSIATLKEEISKISEIPATNQRLIYSGKILKDDQTVESYKIEEGHSIHLVKSGGNVARNSAATNTTPTATSNENTNSAPSVPSNIASGQTGGFNPLNDLTSARYAGYLNMPSADMFGPDGGLNSGPSQDDMLRMLDNPVFQSQMNEMLSNPQMIDFMIQSNPQLQAMGPQARQMLQSPMFRQMLINPDMIRQSMQFARMMNGGNDPAATGNDPSAFPAPGEASASTNEQNTNASGESTTAGGATNNTNSTSAPAAANPFDALFNPAANPFGAMSSNTNGSQPQQPAFDPALLASMLGMPQSQQTPAQQDNRPPEERYEAQLRQLNDMGFFDFDRNVAALRRSGGSVQGALDALLNGDV